One Oncorhynchus kisutch isolate 150728-3 linkage group LG30, Okis_V2, whole genome shotgun sequence genomic window, ccagaaggacaaccatctctgcagcacttcaccaattaggcctttaccgtagagtggccagatggaagccactcctcagtaaaatgcacatgactgcgcccttggagtttgccaaacagcacctaaaggactctcagaccatgagaaacaagattctctggtctgataaaaccaaagatttaactctttggcctgaatgctaagtgaCACGTAAGAAGAAAACCTTggaccatccctacagtgaagcatggtggtggcagcatcatgctgttggatgttattcagcggcagggactgggaaactagtcagggttgaaggaaagatgaacagagcaaagtacagagagatccttgatgaaaacctgctccagagcacccaggacctcagactggggtgaaagtccaccttccaacaggacaatgaccctaagcacacagccaagacaatgcaggattggcttcgggacaagtctctgaatatccttgagtggcccagccagagcccggagttgaacccgatcgaacatctccggagagacctgaaaatatctgtgcagagACGTTACACAtgcaaactgacagagcttgagaggatctgcagagaagaatgggataaacttcTCAAATACTGGTGTGGctagcttgtagtgtcatacccaagaagactagaggttgtaatcgctgccaaaggtgcttcaacaaagtactgagtaaagtgtctgaataattaggtaaatgtaatatttcagttttgtatggtttttaaatcatttctaaaaacctgtttttgctttgtcattattgggtattatgtgtagtttgattttaaaaaatgaaaacaaatgtaatccattttagaataagactaacataacaaaatatggaaaaagtcaaggggtctgaatactttccgaatgcactgtatatgatagacggacggacagagagacagagccataGAAAGCGGCGGCCTAGAACATATTGGATTATTTGTAGATGAGTGTACCCAGCTATCAACAAACGTCCCCACAACTTCAGAGAATGTTCCGTTAAGAGTCTCATTAGGTctttaggagaatattccatcaacgttCTGCCAAACATTCACAttacatggttgccatgttctcggAATATAAGATATTAATGTTTTAGACACGCTTCATGGGACGTTGCAGCAACATTTCTGTTTATCAGTTGTGAGGATGTTGCCTGATGGTCCCAAAgaccacaaaaaaaatgtaaaatcaaTACACATCAGACCTTGTCACTGCTGCCGAGCCCATCAAGGCCCTGATTAgtgaaccactgatccattcaCAACTCTTTGTCTGTTGGCAAAGTTAGGGACACACAAAAACAGCACTTTCAATTGACATATGATTAAATTGTGAAGGTTCATTTAAACAGTAATTATtactcacctgggatttgaacacacaacctcttggttcacagtACTCTGATCTTCCTGCTATGCCACCACATCCTTGGCAGGTATCAGTTTATCTTAATATACTCATTATTGATCTTAGTTACTTATTTCAGAAATTTAAGGGCTTTCTGTAttgttgtctaatgttggtggggcatgttaaaacctgttaatgatactcctgaatcactatgatcaataaacattttcttgagtgtactttaatagagctgagatttacttcaaAGTGCATTCCCCCTATGGAGAGTTCTCTTTGAGATGCTCAGCTAGAGCCTCTAGGATtaataaataattataatttaTTACGTAGTGGAAATATGTTCATAATTCATGCTCGAGAAATCCTATAGATTCCCATCTTTCAATGATAAACTCATTTTAATTCGATCAGATAGGTGTGTTGTGGTGCTGCATTCACATGCTAGTTAGAACTAGGAAACTCAGAAATGTACAACTTGTTAATTTGTTGAACGTGGCACATGTATAACTAGAACCAGTTATCAAGTCGAACATTTCTGAGTTTCCTAGTTCCAACTAGCAGGTGAACGTGGCATAACTGTAACATATATTGCGAAGAATGTGAGAGTAGGGTGACTCCCCTAGCGGGTCTCGAACCCAGGCAGGCCAACATCACCAATGACAAAAGCTCTCGCTACTGTACCAATAAGGGATATCTCTAGGGCAGCGTTTCCCAATCCCGGCCCtcaggaccccaaggggtgcacaatTTGTTTTTTGCTAACACTACATAGCTGTTTCAAattatcaaagcttgatgatttaaaaaaaaattgacacAGCTGCGTAGCGAAAAAAATAAAACTCCTTGGGGTccagaggaccgagtttgggaaaccctgctctagGGCATGTGCTTATTGGGCTAGTATAGTTAGGCCCTAACCATAAGCAAATTCTAAACCCTCCTCCCTAGgcacttgtgtagatctgaaacAACTTGATAGGTGTAAGGCTGTAAGCAATAGGGGGAAAGCACTTCAAAGTACATATGagctctgttaaaagtacactcaaCAAAAACTTGTATTGATCATTGTGATTCAGGAGTATCATTAAAACAGGTTACTGTGCCCcaaccaacattagacaactgtacAGAAATCCCTCAAATTTGGTGTAAcccatgttgaataataattactgtataaatgaacatgcacttTGTATATCAAAGTGTGTAAAATATTTAAGTTGAAAACACTGTGTTGAAAGCACTGTGTGTGAGAGTATCCCAAACCTTCCCAACAGACAAAAAGCtatcagtggttcaccaatcagggccttgacTGGCTCAGCAACAGTAACAAGGTGTGATGTAAAATGAATCTTTTTTTTGTGGGGGAGAACAACTCTTTGGGACTGTCGACATCCTGACAACTGATACAGACACATTTTCCTACGTTCTCATGAAACgcgtctagaacattaatatcttatattctgagaaTATGTCAACCATGTTCTGTAAATGTTTGGTgggacgttgatggaatattctcctaaccctcagaaaactggacacatgctACAAACCCATAAAACGCATCTAGAACATTCATGTTGTATATTCTGAGGACATTGCAACCACATTGTAACCACATTCTAGATAAGTTATGCTTGATATGAAGGGAATGGTCTCCTAACTTTAACAGCAAAACATTCTAAAGTTTTTGATAATATAGATAGGGGAACATTCTAAGGGAAAACTGTACACTCAAACAGTAGGGGAGCATTACGAGTAACATTACAAAAACATTCGCTCTCCCTAGAATTGTTGGCTGTTTACCTACCTTTCTTTTGCCTTTTTCTTCTCGTCAAGGTGGCGGTGAGTCTCCAGGCGTGACTCTGGAGTATAGGCACAAGGTTTCTCCCAAAACTCCCTCTCCTGGTCTTCTGAAGAAAGGCAGCttgtcttctctttctcctctctcccttggaTCTCCTTGTTTTCTTCATGCACAGGGCTATAGATCAATAAACAAAACTCTTCAGAGTTACATTTCATAAAACGGAGTGATTGATAGTGAACTGAAATACAGTACCGGGCCAACTGAATTCAATAACTTCAGATGAGGTTAGGGTTACTCCACAGATACACCAGTTATCCCTGCTGTTCTACATAAAATAAAATCAAGGTGGAAAGCTTGAACATACATGGTGTTGTTGATGTCAGTGTACCAGCGACCATCAAAGCCAGGATTCTTCGCTTTAACAGAGGAGCGGCTTTCCCTTTTCGGCCCCCGCtgcacctctcctccctctctctgggccTCCTCTTTCTCACTCGCTCTCTTCTGCAGGTAATCCTGCTCCTGCTGCCGAATCCGCCTCCTTACCTCATCTAGGCCTTGTCTGGCTCGGATCCTTTCCGACCTGCCAATCTCTTTCCCATCCAGATACtggaaaaaatgtaaaaaatatttccCCTACCATGCTAGGCTATCTCCAGGCGAGCAAGTACATGCTAGACTAgcgattgtctgtgtgtgtgtgtttttttgcgcaTATCTTTTAAGAAAATGCATGGACACTACTGggagtcgctttggataaaagtatcTGTTAAAGGCATACACCGAGTGTACTAAACTTTAAGGATatctgctttttccatgacagacttaccagatgaatccaggtttcaatgtcacatgcacaagtacagtgaaatgcctttcttgcaagtgCTAACCCCAACAGCAATATAATACAACAAAAATGTtaaaggtagaacaaaaacacacaagatgTCAAAATAAGAATATGATGAACAGGTTGATgaacaatgtgcagggatactatGACGTCActtgctaaatccacttcaatcagtgtagatgaaggggaagagacaggttaaaacattatttttaagccttgagacaactgagacattgattgtgcatgtgtgtcattcaaagggtgaatgggcaagacaaaagatgtaagtgcctttgaacggggtatggtagtaggtgccagaacTGCAACGCTCATGGGTTCATCCACTTCAACATTTTcccgtgtatatcaagaatggtccatcccCCAAAggccatccagccaacttgacaactgtgggaagcattgaagtgaacatgggccagcatccctgtgtaacgctttcaacaccttgtagagaccacaccccaacgaattgaggctattctgagggcaaaaggggggggtAACTCAAATTTAGTAaggcgttcctaatgtttagtgtactcagtgtatatttgaaGCCCAGTTAGCACATTTGCTTCCTTGGAAGTTTTTGGTTTCCAATTGGTTCTGGGTAACGAAGCCATAAGTTTCCTGACTTGTAaaactgaatgtttttttttaagagaAAGGAAGTGAACATTTCGCCTGTTATGGAAATGTTACTTTTTAGGTTGttgggaggttctgagaacattttacgATGGTTACCTGAAAATTGTCCTGAGAGTTTTTATTAACGTTCTGAGTACGGAAATgataggttatttgaaggtaattaaataaaGTACTGAGAACTTGTTTCAATAAGagttttaataacactgctagcttagtttgggttaattgttttgaactccaagcataGATAGGACACGTGGAAATGtatttgcttaggcattaataATGCAAGCATCTATTTTTTTATTATGGCACGGCGTCAGTGAGATTTGAACGTATGATCttaatttcactgtacttgtgcaaagtgacattaaaacttgacaTTTCTGTTTTATATCCCTCCTGATACCTTCAGTTGGGGCAGTGAAGCCACAACGTATTGCCTGTAGCCCTCAAACTCAGTGCAGGGGTTCCCCACCAGGAAAAGCTCTCGGAGATGGAGGTTGTTCTTCAATGACTCCACACTGCTCAACCGGCCCACAAAATTCACTGTCAGGTCCAGCTTCTGGAGACTCTCACATCCTGTTGTAACGGGTTGAGAAGGCAAGAATAGTATGACTAAAGCTCTATTTGGTCTATTTCATTCTCTAAAGCCAGAATGGAATTGCTATTTTTAGAGTCAAAGCACATGTGGATTTGTTTTATGTAAATTTAAACTATGGTTGAGGAGAAATGCTATTAAAAACAGACTTTTGGTAATTTCCTTAGCCTACATTAATACAAACAGATAGGACAATGTTGTAAAATAGTAGAAGTGGCTATGTGCACAAAATACTAACCTTCCAGGTTTTCGATCAGTTCAACGTTGTTCAAAGCAAGGTTTAGATACTCCAACTTTTTCA contains:
- the dnaaf11 gene encoding dynein axonemal assembly factor 11 isoform X3, which produces MVLKNVYRLKKLEYLNLALNNVELIENLEGCESLQKLDLTVNFVGRLSSVESLKNNLHLRELFLVGNPCTEFEGYRQYVVASLPQLKYLDGKEIGRSERIRARQGLDEVRRRIRQQEQDYLQKRASEKEEAQREGGEVQRGPKRESRSSVKAKNPGFDGRWYTDINNTIPVHEENKEIQGREEKEKTSCLSSEDQEREFWEKPCAYTPESRLETHRHLDEKKKAKERKAVKTPKAPRTLITPHGRVMNVNEPKLDFNLTEDGDNNTIVLDLEVYRHMDTSLMDVDVQPTYARVTVKGKIFQLVLPAEVRPDSSTAKRSQITGHLVLTMPKAQGEIKMTTPHPPKVSQSSNTPEEKTRKGNNRQRLEVDPSKHSGVDLANIVPRENRAGEQTIFYDNFVDDPDVPPLM
- the dnaaf11 gene encoding dynein axonemal assembly factor 11 isoform X4; its protein translation is MVLITEDMVRRRAEHNNCEILSLEEVSLHQQDIEKIEHIDKWCRDLKILYLQNNLIPRIENVYRLKKLEYLNLALNNVELIENLEGCESLQKLDLTVNFVGRLSSVESLKNNLHLRELFLVGNPCTEFEGYRQYVVASLPQLKYLDGKEIGRSERIRARQGLDEVRRRIRQQEQDYLQKRASEKEEAQREGGEVQRGPKRESRSSVKAKNPGFDGRWYTDINNTIPVHEENKEIQGREEKEKTSCLSSEDQEREFWEKPCAYTPESRLETHRHLDEKKKAKERKAVKTPKAPRTLITPHGRVMNVNEPKLDFNLTEDGDNNTIVLDLEVYRHMDTSLMDVDVQPTYARVTVKGKIFQLVLPAEVRPDSSTAKRSQITGHLVLTMPKER